Proteins encoded within one genomic window of Rhinoderma darwinii isolate aRhiDar2 chromosome 5, aRhiDar2.hap1, whole genome shotgun sequence:
- the EIF1B gene encoding eukaryotic translation initiation factor 1b — protein MSSIQNLNSFDPFADATKGDDLLPAGTEDYIHIRIQQRNGRKTLTTVQGIADDYDKKKLVKAFKKKFACNGTVIEHPEYGEVIQLQGDQRKNICQFLMEIGIVKEEQLKVHGF, from the exons ATGTCCTCTATACAGAACCTCAACTCTTTCG ACCCCTTTGCTGATGCAACTAAGGGTGACGACTTACTCCCGGCAGGGACTGAAGATTATATTCATATAAGAATTCAACAACGAAACGGCAGAAAGACTCTGACCACTGTACAGGGTATTGCAGATGATTACGACAAAAAGAAACTTGTAAAAGCCTTTAAGAAG AAATTTGCCTGTAATGGTACTGTGATTGAACATCCAGAGTACGGTGAAGTCATTCAGCTTCAGGGTGACCAGAGGAAGAACATCTGTCAGTTTCTTATGGAA ATTGGCATTGTAAAGGAAGAACAACTGAAGGTCCATGGTTTCTGA